From Mobula hypostoma chromosome 8, sMobHyp1.1, whole genome shotgun sequence, the proteins below share one genomic window:
- the nudt18 gene encoding 8-oxo-dGDP phosphatase NUDT18: protein MDLIENQLQLLLKGEGMEVQNYDSPLDEVVPVIVRKTVCYIVAAIILNEQKEVVMMQEAKQECYGKWYLPAGRMEQNETIIEAVKREVQEETGLECEPYTLLSVEERGPRWIRFVFLARVTGGNLKTTSESDAESLQARWWDRVSPLPLRARDILNLISFAVKHKEKASHPVTMPVELPCSVVCHRVVSAFLNKSNELWLLTNNQSHPHFPVTVCGSSSADLSCSVEVAIYRLIKECLRDSQVKVKTHGILGLQHSGGITGKTDGICFNVLVTVAQVETTYGQFPPDINNVKYSWHKVDNDDLKIQLLERLSFSSVVPFLN from the exons aTGGATCTGATTGAAAATCAGCTGCAGCTCCTTTTGAAAGGAGAAGGCATGGAGGTACAGAACTATGACTCCCCACTGGATGAAGTGGTACCTGTAATCGTGCGGAAAACTGTCTGTTACATCGTTGCTGCAATAATACTAAATGAGCAG aaagaagtggtGATGATGCAGGAGGCAAAACAAGAATGTTATGGCAAGTGGTACCTGCCAGCAGGGAGGATGGAACAGAATGAAACCATCATTGAGGCCGTGAAGAGGGAAGTTCAAGAGGAAACTGGTTTGGAATGtgagccctacactctgctgagTGTGGAGGAAAGAGGTCCACGATGGATCCGTTTTGTTTTCCTGGCAAGAGTTACAG GAGGGAACTTGAAGACTACATCAGAGAGTGATGCGGAATCCTTGCAGGCAAGATGGTGGGACAGAGTGTCACCACTTCCCCTGAGAGCCAGAGACATCTTAAATTTGATTTCATTTGCTGTCAAGCACAAAGAGAAAGCTTCTCATCCAGTGACTATGCCTGTTGAGTTGCCCTGCTCAGTTGTGTGTCACCGAGTAGTATCTGCCTTTCTCAACAAAAGCAATGAACTGTGGCTGCTGACCAACAATCAAAGCCATCCCCATTTCCCCGTGACAGTCTGTGGTTCCTCCTCGGCTGATCTATCCTGCAGTGTAGAAGTCGCCATCTACAGACTGATCAAGGAGTGCTTGAGGGATTCGCAGGTCAAGGTGAAAACTCATGGTATCTTGGGGTTGCAACACAGCGGTGGAATCACCGGGAAGACAGATGGCATTTGTTTCAATGTGCTGGTCACTGTCGCCCAGGTGGAAACTACATACGGCCAGTTCCCTCCAGATATTAACAATGTGAAGTACTCTTGGCACAAAGTGGACAATGATGATTTAAAAATTCAGTTGTTAGAGAGATTGTCATTTTCTTCTGTTGTGCCATTTTTGAATTAA